The following proteins come from a genomic window of Gimesia chilikensis:
- a CDS encoding MotA/TolQ/ExbB proton channel family protein: MNYSLAPILNAAGIAIYVALGLTALYGVFCVILLVRQIAQKRFLTQNAANEFLDQVHEDIERKDYEAVVNLCDSPPYWSKAVPQLILVAMANMERPAKKLRQLLAEKFERDILADLEYRMSWISTIVKSAPMLGLLGTVIGMINAFDKIGNMQESGGDPSQLAGEISFALFTTAAGLSVAIPLVMAGALIHIRIAKLQDSVQEHTGEFLDILEASRKS, translated from the coding sequence ATGAACTACTCACTAGCTCCGATTTTAAACGCAGCCGGGATCGCCATCTATGTCGCCCTGGGTCTAACGGCCCTGTATGGCGTCTTCTGTGTGATTCTACTCGTCCGCCAGATCGCGCAGAAGCGATTCCTGACCCAGAACGCGGCCAATGAATTCCTCGACCAGGTCCATGAAGACATCGAACGGAAAGATTACGAAGCGGTTGTGAATCTCTGCGATTCGCCTCCTTACTGGAGCAAAGCGGTACCCCAGCTGATTCTGGTTGCCATGGCGAATATGGAACGCCCGGCCAAAAAGCTGCGACAGCTGCTCGCGGAGAAATTCGAACGTGACATTCTGGCCGACCTCGAATACCGCATGTCCTGGATCAGCACGATCGTCAAGAGTGCCCCGATGCTCGGGCTGCTGGGAACCGTGATCGGGATGATCAACGCCTTCGACAAGATCGGCAACATGCAGGAATCGGGGGGCGATCCGAGCCAGCTGGCGGGCGAGATCAGCTTCGCGCTGTTCACAACCGCCGCGGGTCTGTCGGTCGCGATTCCGCTGGTGATGGCCGGCGCTTTAATCCATATCCGCATCGCTAAACTGCAAGACTCGGTGCAGGAACACACGGGTGAGTTTCTGGATATTCTGGAAGCCTCACGTAAGTCCTGA